The stretch of DNA ATAAGATCTTGAGAGTGAgaggaaaaatctgaaaaaagaaagagtgaaaTCGGTGAAAAAACAAAGGAGAAACAAgtctcataaaaaatttaaagttttgttCTGAATCTGGGCTGAAATTGCCAAAAAAAGCAAGGTAAGCTCGATTCAAGCTTATAATCAAGTAGAGGGGAGAAAGAGGAAGCCATAGGAACAGATGGGGGTTGAATTGGATCTAAAATGAGtgagaaaatagtaaaaaaaatgagagattgtTGCTAGTGCATGCACACTCGTCAGTTTTGCTTGCTCGTGCAAGTGCTTGGCTCGTCTTCCCAGGGCGCATGCGGGCGGGTAGCTCCTTCTTTCCctctgtaattttttaaaaaattaaagaaattatttaaaataaggttatgcaaaaatatttggtatTTGATTTACAAAAATTCGTATTTACTATAGAAAACCCAATCCCCCTTATTGTGAATAGTACATCTGAAAGGTAAACAATAATGTGAGTGGTTCCTGCATGTGTCTTGCTTCATCTTAATCATCTTTGGTTCCATTTGGGTGTGGTTTGTGACTTGCATATCATGATTTTCCTTTACCGAGCATATTACTTTCTTTTATCATAGATCACAACATTTTTGTGACTAGTTGGTGGGTTATCATATGTGATCATGCCTATGCAATGAGGCTGGGGAGTTGGACATGATAACTGGCAGGGATGATGATGACAAAAGGAGATTCCATGGCATACTGCATATTGCATATGTGCGCATGAAATCCTTTTTTTGAATCACTCACTGAGATGTTTTGTATCTCATATCGACATATTCAAACATGCTAGGTATCTCGGAGACAAccaagagaaaaggaaaagcgATGGCcgaagtttagtttaattttctataaaacatGTACTATCGATTTTGTATGGAAAGAACTGTAGTGAAACTTTGGatttttctatctatttctaAATTAGACGTTGTATAAAGCGACTACTACTATGGGTTTATTTTGAGACTTGTGTATCGCAGTCATATAAATAAGGGTTACGGTAAGgcttgggtttatttttattctattaagGGTTGTGTGTTGTAATTACTATGTATATATGTCAAATGATGCACTGTGGACGTTGTATAAGGAAACTGTCATAATAGGGTTTATTTGTTAGATTCTTGGGGACGTATGTTATAATTGTACTTGTATCAAGACTACATAGTGGAAATCCTTGTTATATAACTTTTAGTTAGCTTCTAGGTTCGATTCTTCACTTCCGTCGATAAGGATTTTCATAACGCCCGTGTGTAATATTAGCTTGTATTTAGTATCgtcatatatttgaaaaatagggCGTTACACTTTGTGCCTCACTTTGGGAGGGGGTATAAATATGGGGTTTATTCCCCTTATTGAAGGAAATTAATCCTAAAACCCAAACCATACACAAATGTTTTCTTACTTTAATCATATTTATCCTGACATGCTTCTTTAACATCCTTTTGACTTAAGCATTTAAGGGTCTGCATGGTATAACTCTCTTTATGCCTTGTAATTGAGTTTTAGTCTTGCAAAGTACTCCCTTTCTTCCGAGACTTTATCTCGGACGAAAATATCCTTCTCCTAGACAAATAATACAACCATCTCAACGAGAAAGAAACTCATCTCTCACAAATACTAGAGGTGTCTCACATGACGCTTACCTCTTTAAGGCTTTGGAGCTGCTTATTCAATATCTAAAGCCATATTGCACCTTGCAATGGTTTCTCGGGAATCATCCTCTCACACTCACAACgttgatcttctagtgctacaCTCATGCTCTACTCAACTAATTCACTAACAATCCCCTACTCAACCCTAATTAATCACAAGTTTTTATttgaaactttaaaatgtttcatAATGTTACAAAACATAACAATGTTCACTCAATTAaccatttttcaatttcaacGCAACTACCACCTTGTGGTGAAACTTTTTACATGACTCATGTATCAATTTAGACTACTCATTCTCTTACTTGTTGTGTCTTGAtgatttgtaatttttgtttttgttattaaattccCATTCTAaccatattaatattttataaattaaaatttatactttctaaAATATTACGTAACATTTTCTTGAGggggcatttgttaaaatgaataagataagaggtatcaagataaggttgtaatGCTTTTCAGACCAAGATatagaatggtcaagataagacTATGAagtattccaagatttctatcagattatttgttaaattttttggaatccactaatatttatactttttctttctatgtgttgttaatgcatatgaaaaatatcaagttaagagttttttttaccaaaatatccctattaccaaattcattcaaaattgtttgttaacatcaacaagaaatttatgattaaaatagtattttatgattaatacgatttgttaaaaaaataaaagaaattaaaataatattttcttttctaaattcatgttcaaaaacaaattaaaaagagttgaaaagtaaaaaaagagTTTGAAGTGTCCATACCGAGTACGAAAAGCAGTCTTCAAAATATCTTCGTCCCTTACCCAAATCTGGTGATAGCCCAACCTCAAGTCAATCTTCGAGAAGACTGAAGCTCCTTGCAACTGgtccagtaaatcatccacacgagGGAAATGATACTTATTCTCTAAAGTTACCTGATTCAGTTGTCGATAATCGATACACAACCTTAGTGATCCATCATTCCTCCGCATGAATAAGACTAGTGCACCCCAAGGTGAAATGCTAGGCCGAATGAACCCTTTATCTATTAACTCTTGCAACTGCATTTTCAATTCCTTTAACTCATTCAGAACCATTCTGTATGGAGCTTTAGAGATAGGTTGAGTCTCGGGTACCAAGTCGATCGAGAAGTCAATCTCCCATCAAGGTGGTAAGCCTGGCAAGCCCTCCGGAAAAACATCGGGAAACTCGCACACTACAGGTATCTCTGCAATCCTTACCTTATAATCCTCACTTGTCACCATAAAAGCCAAGTACGCTTCGCAGTTAAGTCGTACCAACTCTTCAGCCTTCATAATCGAAATCATAGAGGTGGAACTAATGGGCTTAATCCCCTGATACATAATGGTAGGCTACTGAGGtagctcaaaataaataatcttttatCAACAATCAACCTTGGCGTAGTGTCAAAatagccaatccatacccaggATAAGATCAAAATCTCTAATATCCGACACCATCAAATCTCCCGGACAGACCCTGTCACCCACCATAATCTCACAATTCCTAAGGACTTCGCTACCCAATAGAACCAAACCTCCCGGAGTAGCCACCGCTAGATGATATGGTAAAGAAGTCTTAGGAATGGGAACATGACACACCATATGTGGAGCAATGAATGAATGGGTGGATCCTGTATCAAATAGCACACGTACATCCATACCACACAGAGAAAGAATACCTTGCACTATCTCATTACCCTTCTCAGCATCTGCAATAAGGGTAAACACTTGCCCTGGCATTTGAAGTCTGTTAGAAACTGGTAGAGGCTGCACGTGTGGAAATGCCATCTGTAGAGCTACTCCTCTCAGTACAGGTGGTCTCTGATTAGGTCTAGGTCCCTGCCCACCAAATCCTTGTCCCCCAAATCGAGGCTGGAATGCTCGTGGGCAGTTGTCTGCACGATGCCCTTTCTGGCCGCATCGAAAACAGGTCACATCCGCATCCCTAGCTACTTTCACTAACCCTTAGCGCTGTGGGCAATCCTTGCGCTGATGTCCTGGCTGTCCACACACATAGCATACACCACCCCCAAATCGACAAACTCTTCCATGCCTCTTCTCGCAAATACCACATGACTGTGGCCTTGCTGCACCCTTAGTTGACTGTGCATCccatgatattttgataatgactatatgaaaatcaatctctaaatctttatgagtaaatatttatggataagtttgtgaaaaacaatctttaaatctccttgaagcaaagttatgaaaatttatataggagaaatgttgaagtgttGTTGAGTatgtttagattcaaaataaatatatttttaataatctcaacttgctttcaaaagaatcaaaatgaggatttgttaagttttcaatgttttcaaaaggatagtccactatgtggtttaatgctgttgactatgcctaaatATAGTCGcctatgttataaggatagtcgattatgcttgttcagtctgtcgactatatatggtatatgtcaactatttttggatctgtcaactatcatgtgaggatagtcaactatggcttttcatctgtcgactatttttgttcataaaattcaaaatcctcttcatatttttacatctgtcgattatgtttatgtgtctgtcgactatgaaaaatttatgttataagatagtcgactatgccttcttgtctgtcgattatgtcttgttttacttgtaaaaatagtcaattatgcattttttttctgtcgactatatcttttgtagaaagcttccaacggctagtttttcaaactccaacggtcacaaacgactacatttctcttcaatcttttgggaagccaataaatacaactcaaggatgatcaagagaggacaaatggatggaaaggaaatgatttgagcttacatcgtatacacatttgtatttatattgactgtgctttaattttctctctttaaggctttgatcttcacttgtaattatttacttcaagccttgtatcattttttagagatattgtaactaagagattcatctcttagattatCTCTAATTATacacttcttgtatttcctaacttgtgtaactagagggcctacttggtttaagtaggaggttgtatttcctagcttgtatagctagagggcctacttgtgtaagtatgaggttttaatgaattggttcaaaatccttagtgggagttaaggtagtggattaggcttggtttaagccgaaccactataaatcctttgtgtaatttattcttcttactttacatttgtcatttcatatgttctatgttttaaatcactaaaacctcaattggatcaaaaagttttcaagttctatcaagattttttaaaatattcaattcacccccctcttggtgtgtgccacaGCACCTCTCAGTCTATCAATTCACTCATTTAGTCTTGGGTGATATGCATGGGTCGTATTTATGAACAAGAAAACCTGagccaagagaaagaaaaaggaatcaaAGCTTGCAAGAGGTGTTTGGGCCAAATAGGGCGCAGTCAGTCGACAGATTGACAGAACCCCACAATACTCGACTCCCCTGCTTCTTTCATGCGAAACCTAGGCAAGATGGTTCAAACTCTTACCTAATCTTTAACCCAACAAAACACATAATTCCCAAGCAAGATTGAGAGAACAAATCTCCTTAGAAGCGTTAAGGAAGAGAATAAACGAAGAAAAGCAAGTAATTTACAAACACGTAGGAGTTTACTTTAAAAACAAAGGGTTTGGCAAAAACCCCTTTCAACAACCAACCTCTAGGTTTTGAACCATGAATAGGATTTAGAACTTGCCTTGGATTCCTTGTTTAACACTTTCTAGCTTTTCTTGATCCTCAACACCTATTGTAAGCTCTCTTACATGAagattttcaactcttttttaGCTACAAAATAGGGAAAAACAGAGTTCTAGGTTAAAGAAAGGCTAGGAAATGAATTCCTTATCTTGAAACCCTTCTTTAAGATCCTTAATTGCTGCTAGAAGAAGAGAatggaaaagagaagaaacccTAGTGGCTGGGAAGTGTCTCCTGAAACTCTTTACCGTCTCACCACTCTCTCATTCTTCaaccttctcctatttatacttttctcaatttattttaatttaattgctaTATTTCCAATCCACTTAAGACCCCTTAATCCTCTCTTTTTATCCcttaattctcctttaattagTGGCCCTCTTATCTCATTTCCAACATTCCAAATTTACCCATTTGTTTCCACCTTGGCCTTGGCTTTGACTTGCTTGCTCTCATTGGACTTTGAATATTCAACCTCTCTTGTTTGTTTCCTTGACTTGTCAACCCTCCTACCTTGACTTCAACCTACCAACTAAAATTCCCAAGTTAATATTGTTTCACATAAGAGAAAATTtccccaaaataataatataaccgCACCATACTAACAAGACCTTACAATAACTGTGGTAGGTTCACCATTATTGGAGGAGTTATCGCCTTCATTGttacaaatttagaaaaatctATAGCCATTGTTGTGAAAAAAGAGCCCGCTAGCCCAATACCATCGGTAATCAAGGAAAGAGAAAGAGCTTTCTCACTATTTCTCACCACTATTATCAAtcaattaagaaagaaaaactcTCTTTCTAAATGGATTCCTTTGATGGAGGAATCTAGAATGGTCAAATCCATAACTCTCATACTTTTATGTTTCTTACTATTTATCATCACTATTATCAAtcaattaagaaagaaaaactcTCTCTAGATGGGTTTCTTTGATGGAGAAATTTAAAATGATCACATCCataattatcatattttcaCGTTTTTTTGGTTAGTCACTCGAGATTttcgttatttcgattatattaatatatttatatttttagttaatttaagcTATATActttaatatgtaaaaaaaataattaaattaactaatctcactttatttttttatacatcaaaatataatagttaaattaattcaaaaatatatgtacaatgctataattaaaataataaaaaaatttaattgtcacattaaaaaaatatcaaaatatataagttaaattgattgaaaagtataaatttaaaggttttattgaaataataaaaaaattaaataattataaaaaaatataaaatatgagaaaaaaaatatagagctGGCCAACGTAGAATGGGCTTCTTTGTGGAATGTGGCAGCTGGCCATCATccgttttcttttttaatttgtaaatataGACGCGAGAGAAGGTAGAGATAATAGGGAAagggtattttagatattttaaaataattttcatacaaatagggggtatttttgttagggaaattctattcgcagccaACGTTTTACTCATTgcaactattttttaatatacctaaaatacccttaaataaaaattcaattttacccttatctTCAATACTCAACCACCACCACCTGACATACGTTTTTCGCCgaaaaatttttctttcttcacagTGGCTCATATcccaatcaaatcttttctcctAAAATCTGTATCTCTTTCTCTTAGAGACTTAGAGACTCACTTTCAGCTCACACTCATACAAATCTATTTTCTCTCATCAGCCATTCATACATTTTATGATCGATTATGGATTACTACACTAAACTATTGACGGAGAACTGGGACGAGTTTGAGGAAGAACATGATAGctatttagaaaaagaatatgACGCACAGACACAGGTAAGTAATctgtaaatatttgttttaaaatatgtgtttgtgtttataaaaatgtaatatgaGTTGTATTGAAATGCAAgagtatttataaataaatatagagatAATGTAAGGAAGAATGCCTTTAGGGGAAGGTTACTTGCCTCTCCGAAAGCTGGAATTCGGGAGGGCTGGCCTTCTCCGAATTTCAGCCTTCGAGGAAGGCAGCCTTCCCCGAATGCCCATTCGGGGAATTATGGCCTCCCCGAATGCCAGCATTCGGGGAAGGCCGGCTTTCCCAAATTCTAGCCTTCGGGGAGGCCGATCTTCCCCGAATGCTGGAATTTGGGAAGGCAAGTCTTCTCCGAATGCTGGAATTCGGGAAAGATGGCTTTCCCCGAAGGCTCACATTCGGGGAGGCCGACCTTCCTCGAATGCTAGACTTCGGGGAAAAAGCTAGTGTCCCGAATGCTAGGATTCGCACATTGAGTAACTCTCCCGAATTTTAGGTTTAAgggaatattttattttcaagttctaatctatattttattttattaattttttttataggaatCGAATTGTAAAATCCAGCAATTTGATCTTATTCAACAATTTACTACGAATGAGGtatgatagatttttaataattttatttgaattattgaaaaaagtatatctaaatattttttttttggttgtattAGCTATTTGATACTAGAGAAGCACTCATTGGATGGGCtaagaaaattggaaaacaaaatggaattgTGATTGTGATCAAGAGTTCAGAATCTGGGGGTCCTAGAAAAAGACCTAGAGTTCGTCTTTCTTGTGAACGTAGTGGAAAGTATAGACCATCCAAGAAGAAGgaataaataatagaaaaattaaaaaggaaatcCACAGGTTCAAAAAAGTGTGATTGTCCGTTTGAATTACTTGGTATGAAATTTGAGCAGTGGGAGTTGAAAGTTATATGTGGAGTGCACAATCATCCACTAGCAGTTCAATTGGAGGGTCATTCATATGCATGGAGACTtacagaaaaagagaaaggaattttgaaaactatgtctgAGAATCTGGTGAAacctagaaatattttgatgagtCTCAAGGCAGATGATGAGAATAATGTTActactatcaaaactatatataatgcgcGTCAAAGATATAAACTTATTGAGAAAGGTGGTAGATCACAGATGCAAcagttgatgaagaaattaagagaatgtaattatgtggaATGGCACATAACTGATGGATCAAATTGTATTGCAGACTTATTTTGGGCGCATCCGATGTCTatagatttattaaaaatatttccacATGTCTTGATAATGGattgtacatacaaaactaacAGATATAGATATCCACTTCTTGAGATTGTTGGTGTGACATCCACTAAGTTAACTTTTCCTGTTGCATTTGTATTTATGAACCATGAATACGAGGATAACTATACATGGGCTATGGAGAGATTAAAGAATGTGATGGGATCTAATGCATGTCCTGGAGTAATTGTGACTGATAGAGAATTAGCATTGATGAATGCAATATATAAAGTCTTTCCAAGTACCACAACCTTATTATGTAGATGGCATATATCTAAAAATGTACTTGCTAAGTGTAAGAAATTCTTTGATAGAAAGGAGACATGGGAGAAGTTCATGTTACAATGGAATCTTCTTGTTTTTGCCTCTACTGAGATTGAGTATCAAAGTCTACTTTCTGACTTAATGGTTGAGTATCATGCATATGAATGAGcacttgattatgtgagaaataCATGACTGAAtgattacaaagaaaaatttattgcaGCGTGGACAAATAAAGTATTACTACTAACAGGTATTCTTTAGTAAACtcaaatgttgttgttgttatttttattataataactcTAATTAATCTCTTATTAATCTAATactgtttatgtttttattgaaAGGGCTGAGAGCGCACATGCGAAGCTGAAGAGATATCTGGGATCATCACAAGGTGACTTTAAATCATCatgaaaaattatcaattcTCTTATTGAGTTACAACATACTGAGATAAAGGGGTCTTTTGAGAAGAGTTTGATGTTGGTACAACACAATTTCAGATCAGAAATttttagagaattgagaggtaTTATATCAAGAAATGCAATGAATATGGTATTAAAGCAAACAGAGATGGCACAAAAAATTGGAGTGGATAAAGTTGCATGTAGATGTGTGATAAGAAGCACACATGGTTTAccttgtgcacatgaaattgcAGAATTAATGATGGAGGAAAGACCAATTCCTTTATCATTTGTGCACCCTTATTGgacaaaattagatttagtgAATACTGTTGATGTGTCCTCAGTGTTAACAATTGATCCAGAGTTGGAAAgtctttataatatatttcaatCAGAACCAAAAGGAGGTAAAATCGTATTAAGACAGAAGTTGAGAGAATTAATAGATCCAGCTACGACTTCATTGATCCCACCAAGTGTGAAAGTTCGGACAAAAAGTAAGccatcatcaaaa from Diospyros lotus cultivar Yz01 chromosome 6, ASM1463336v1, whole genome shotgun sequence encodes:
- the LOC127804467 gene encoding uncharacterized protein LOC127804467, which translates into the protein MAFPHVQPLPVSNRLQMPGQVFTLIADAEKGNEIVQGILSLCGMDVRVLFDTGSTHSFIAPHMVCHVPIPKTSLPYHLAVATPGGLVLLGSEVLRNCEIMVGDRAEELVRLNCEAYLAFMVTSEDYKVRIAEIPVVCEFPDVFPEGLPGLPP